The following nucleotide sequence is from Pseudomonas sp. RC10.
TGGCGAGCGCATGAGCGGGGTCGCTGAGGTTGACCGGCTGGCCACGCAACAGCACGTCCTTACTGACAACTGGCAGCGCGCCGATCACGCCCAAGGCCAATTCCGTGCGGCCTGAGCCGACCAACCCGGCAAAACCAAGAATCTCGCCCTTGTGCAGATCAAAGCTGTTGTGCGGACCGTTGCGGGTCAGCTGAATGTCGCGCACTTGCAGCACCACGTCGCCGAGCGGCTGGGTGGGTTTGGGCGGAAAGCTCGCTTCCAGACGACGCCCGACCATCATCTCCACGAGGGTGTCGATGTCGCTGTCCGCTACGGTCAGCGCGCCAACATTGGCGCCATCGCGCAGCACACTGATGCGGTCGCAGACCTGGAAGATTTCTTCGAGGTGATGGGAGATGAAAATCACCGCCACGCCCTGATTTTTCAGCTCGCGCATGATGCCGAACAGCAGCTCGGCTTCGGAAGGTGTGAGGGTCGCCGTGGGTTCGTCGAGAATCAGCAGGCGCGCTTCGAGGGCCAGCGCCTTGGCGATCTCGACGAACTGCTGCTCGGCCACGCTCAGGTGCTGCACCGAGCAATCGAGGTTGATCTTCACCCCGAGCCGGTCGAACAGCGCGATGGCTTTCTCGCGCATCTCGCCTTTACGCAGCAGGCCGAAACCGTTGACGATTTCGTGGCCAAGGAAAATGTTTTCCACCGCGTTGAGGTACGGGATCAGGCTGAATTCCTGAAACACGATGCCGATGCCCGCCGCGATGGCTTCGTTGTAGGTCGCGAAATGCTGCTCGGCGCCGTCGATGAGGATGCAGCCTTTGTCTTGATGCTCGACACCGGCGAGGATCTTCATCAGCGTCGATTTGCCCGCGCCGTTCTCGCCCAGGAGGGCATGAATTTCGCCGCGCTCGACCGACAGATTGATCGACTTGAGCGCGTGCACGCCGGGGTAGCTTTTACAGATGTTTTCCAGTTGCAGAAGGCAGCTCATGGGCACCTCGTCGAAGCAAACGTTGCTCAGATCCGCGCCGTTCGCCCAACGCAAAAACCGTCAGGCGAACAGCGACAGTTCCGTCACCAGCTGAAGGTTTTGGCCTTGGCCTGGTCCACCAGCAGGATGTCGACGGGGATGGCCTTGGGCACTTGCGAGCCCCATTTCCTGGCCAGTGCGATGCCCAGCGCCAGGCGCACCTGATCGCGCGGATATTGCGCCGAGGTGGCGATGAACTTGCTGTTCGGCTTCTGGATTTCCTTCACGGCTTCGGGTGAGCCGTCGACGCTGGTGAGCTTGACGTCCATGCCGCTGGAATCGATCGCCGCCAATGCGCCGAGGGAGCCGTTGTCGTTGACGCTGAACAGGCCTTTCAGATTCGGCTGCGCCTGAAGCATGTTCTCGGTCACGCTGAGCGCCTGATCACGCTCCTGCTTGCCGTTCTGGATGCTGACGATCTTGATGTCCGGGTGTTTGGCCAGCGCGTCCTTGCAACCACGTACGCGTTCGAGGATCGGCACCACGGCAATGCCGTCGAGAATGCCGACGTCGCCTTTGCCGCCGATGTTCGTCGCGAGGTATTCACAGGCCTGAACACCCGCGTCGTAGTTCTTCGAACCGACGAAAGAATCCAGCGGACCGTCCGCCTGGGCGTCCACTGCCACCACCACGACGCCTTTGTCATGGGCCTGCTTCACGGCGGATTGCACGCCTACCGAATCAGTCGGGTTGATGATCAGGATGTCGATGCCCTTTTGCAGCATGTCTTCGATGTCGCTGATCTGCTTGGAGACGTCGTGACGTGCGTCGGTCACCAGCAGGCTTGCGCCGATGCTCTTGGTGGCGTCGGTCAGCGCATCCTTCATGGTCACGAAATAGGGGTTATTGATCTCTTGGAACGAGGCACCGATCTTCAGCGGGCCGCTTTTAGCATCGGCTGCCTGAACGGAGAAGGAACCGGCGCACGCCACAGCCACGGCGAGGGAGCAAAGAACGGTGGAAAAGCCTTTCTTGAGGCGAATTGTCATAGCGAAAAATCCCGTTGTTTTTATTGTTTAAGCGGAAATGTCATCGTTAACATTTTTGAAATTAGCAGAGAAAATGAGGGTTAGCAACTGGGGAAAATGGAGGCTCATCGAGCGGGTTTAGACGTTTTTGGTAGGAGCGCGCTTGCCCGCGATAGAGCCGCAGGAGGTTTTTCTGTCTCACCGCGCTACCCTTCATCGCGGGCAAGCGCGCACCGACTCGGCTTAGGCGCGGTTTGACAAATTTCGTTACCCCTGCCGATAATCCCTAGTCATGTCATACGACAACTTACGACATCAATAACAACAAATCGTAAACAAGGGCTTCTCACGATGACCGAATCCAACGCCCACCC
It contains:
- a CDS encoding sugar ABC transporter ATP-binding protein, translating into MSCLLQLENICKSYPGVHALKSINLSVERGEIHALLGENGAGKSTLMKILAGVEHQDKGCILIDGAEQHFATYNEAIAAGIGIVFQEFSLIPYLNAVENIFLGHEIVNGFGLLRKGEMREKAIALFDRLGVKINLDCSVQHLSVAEQQFVEIAKALALEARLLILDEPTATLTPSEAELLFGIMRELKNQGVAVIFISHHLEEIFQVCDRISVLRDGANVGALTVADSDIDTLVEMMVGRRLEASFPPKPTQPLGDVVLQVRDIQLTRNGPHNSFDLHKGEILGFAGLVGSGRTELALGVIGALPVVSKDVLLRGQPVNLSDPAHALANGIGLLPESRKSEGLIVDFSIRENISLNNLGKYESAAHLLDRHKEDATTTELMKQLSIKAPTCESRVLNLSGGNQQKVVIARWINHHCDILIFDEPTRGIDVGAKAEIYTLMRKLTEQGFAIIMISSELPEIIGMCDRVAVFNKGAIVNVLQASDINPQEVMRHATGSLNSEHVH
- a CDS encoding substrate-binding domain-containing protein → MTIRLKKGFSTVLCSLAVAVACAGSFSVQAADAKSGPLKIGASFQEINNPYFVTMKDALTDATKSIGASLLVTDARHDVSKQISDIEDMLQKGIDILIINPTDSVGVQSAVKQAHDKGVVVVAVDAQADGPLDSFVGSKNYDAGVQACEYLATNIGGKGDVGILDGIAVVPILERVRGCKDALAKHPDIKIVSIQNGKQERDQALSVTENMLQAQPNLKGLFSVNDNGSLGALAAIDSSGMDVKLTSVDGSPEAVKEIQKPNSKFIATSAQYPRDQVRLALGIALARKWGSQVPKAIPVDILLVDQAKAKTFSW